A section of the Candidatus Paceibacterota bacterium genome encodes:
- a CDS encoding prepilin-type N-terminal cleavage/methylation domain-containing protein: protein MSLRRVKRHKSSFSGFTLIELLVVMGILGVLMAVTLLVINPTEYFKRARNSTRGTDITNLKQALQLYSVDTGTDLGTPDHIVYVSLPDANANCSSWSLPTLTAPFTYQCATPANYKKADGTGWLPFNFSTGAYKTLAVLPVDPVNDANNYYTFTKGDSSQGISFSVSSIPELAVETTTTIGDVGATWTERTSAGSRNWTSLASSADGTKLAAGVGNGGYIYTSTDSGATWTERTNAGSRDWKAIASSSDGSKLAAGSSGYIYTSTDSGATWTERTSAGSRG from the coding sequence ATGTCTTTAAGGAGAGTTAAGCGCCACAAGTCATCCTTTTCTGGTTTTACCCTCATAGAGCTTCTGGTAGTCATGGGTATTTTAGGTGTGCTCATGGCGGTGACCCTCCTGGTGATTAATCCCACTGAATACTTTAAGCGCGCCCGCAATTCCACCCGGGGCACCGATATCACTAATCTCAAACAAGCCTTGCAGCTGTACTCAGTGGATACGGGTACAGATTTGGGTACTCCGGACCATATTGTCTATGTCTCCCTGCCGGATGCGAATGCCAATTGTTCCAGCTGGAGCCTGCCTACCCTTACCGCGCCCTTCACCTACCAGTGCGCTACCCCAGCTAATTACAAGAAAGCCGATGGCACCGGCTGGCTGCCTTTTAATTTCAGCACTGGCGCCTACAAAACTCTAGCTGTCCTGCCCGTAGACCCGGTCAATGATGCCAACAATTACTATACCTTCACTAAAGGAGATTCCTCTCAGGGCATCTCTTTTTCTGTTAGCAGCATCCCTGAGTTAGCCGTGGAAACTACAACTACTATAGGAGATGTTGGCGCTACCTGGACAGAGAGGACGAGTGCTGGCTCAAGAAATTGGACCTCTCTTGCCTCTTCTGCCGATGGCACCAAACTGGCAGCAGGAGTAGGTAATGGTGGATACATATATACCTCTACTGATTCGGGGGCTACATGGACAGAAAGAACTAACGCTGGCTCAAGAGATTGGAAGGCTATTGCTTCTTCTTCTGATGGTTCCAAGTTGGCGGCAGGGTCAAGTGGATACATATATACATCTACTGATTCGGGGGCTACCTGGACAGAAAGGACTAGTGCTGGCTCAAGAGGCTAG
- a CDS encoding KH domain-containing protein, with protein MSELADQEVLEQIVKAIVDNPDKVVVDRKIDEMGVLLTLKVDPADMGHVVGRDGVTAKALRTILRVVGAKHHARINLKIEEPEGSTRGQAKPMSTDDIVEGLKI; from the coding sequence ATGTCTGAATTAGCTGACCAAGAAGTATTAGAACAAATTGTAAAGGCGATAGTAGATAATCCTGACAAGGTCGTTGTAGACCGCAAGATTGACGAAATGGGTGTGCTTTTAACCCTGAAAGTCGACCCTGCCGATATGGGCCATGTCGTGGGCCGCGATGGCGTTACAGCTAAAGCATTGCGCACCATCCTCAGAGTAGTCGGGGCTAAGCATCATGCTCGCATTAACCTGAAAATCGAAGAACCCGAAGGTTCTACTCGTGGACAGGCTAAACCAATGAGCACTGACGATATAGTCGAAGGTCTCAAAATATAG
- the rpsP gene encoding 30S ribosomal protein S16 produces the protein MITLRLQRQGAPKKSFYRVIAVDKRISAASGKFRELLGHWDPHSNKITLNKERIAYWLKCGAQPSATVHNLLVRAKVIDTKKLAKVNKKKETKKK, from the coding sequence ATGATAACCCTTAGGTTACAAAGACAAGGCGCTCCTAAAAAAAGTTTTTACCGCGTTATAGCGGTAGATAAAAGAATTTCTGCAGCTTCCGGCAAGTTCAGGGAACTCCTGGGACATTGGGACCCTCATTCCAATAAAATTACTTTAAACAAAGAAAGAATAGCTTATTGGTTAAAATGTGGTGCTCAACCTAGCGCCACGGTGCACAATCTTTTAGTTCGTGCCAAAGTTATAGACACAAAAAAGCTTGCGAAGGTTAATAAAAAGAAAGAGACCAAGAAAAAATAG